Below is a window of Chelmon rostratus isolate fCheRos1 chromosome 23, fCheRos1.pri, whole genome shotgun sequence DNA.
TGGACACAATGTAAATTGTTGTCAGTGCATGAGCagatttttagctttttttccaTGTGCTGCTGGTAGCCTGAACTAAGTCCCTTTGATACCTACTGTAGAAACGTTTTCATGATACATATGAAATATACTAAtttcaagtgtttgtgttttgtaggaGTGTACGATGCCAAATTTTTACATTACATCTTTTTACAACATCTTCAACATtaatttaaacaacaacaaattcacaGTAAGTTATGACAAGTGAACATGAGAGGCTGTGACAATTTCACCAAGAAGTGGCCTCAAGTTTCAGAAGAATGAACCCAACTCATAGTTTTGATTTTCCCACaaactcattttatttatttttttgttgcttaataatgaacaataatagtaacataaaaaagatgataCAGCATAACTCGTATCTCAGCTATATGAAGGCCACAGTTTTGGATCATATTTTGTTGGCTAGTTAAATCACATCATGTTGAGTTGTAAAAGaaaccattttgtttttatgattcaaAAAGTTTGTTTACAAGTGACAATAATGTCGCTAAAATTATGacattattaaaacatttcatattGAGTTTTCGTTGCTGTCCTGAATTTAAGGTTGTATTAGAAAACTTGTCAGTGTCTTTGAGCGTGACAGCAGGATCCAGTCTTGTGTTTAGATTGTCAGTGCAGTGAGGCTACACAGATCACTTCTGACTGACCTGGAATCTGCAAATCATCAACATGTTGATGCTGCATTTGCACtgaattcattgttttcctcagagTGAACTTCTAAACCTTGTTGTGGCAAAGCTTCAACCATCAACCATGgatcaaactgaactgatgtgATGAGCTGATATCATGTTACAGGCACAAGCTGACAGAAACTGCTGTCTccagaaaagaatgaaaaggtAAATATTATCAGGATTTATAAGGATTTTAAAGTTATACAGTGTTGTCCACTCCATGTCACACACTCTAATATGCAGACAACACTGAATCATTCATGATCATTAGTTGTTCCAAATAACATCTGATTATTGTTAATGATCGGAGTGTTGATTCACGATAGAACGAATAACATGTTGATACATATATTGTTAATCCCAAGCTTCccaacacacactttccctcACCATATAGtttttgattatgtttttatagtgtttcatatttcaggaaataaaaaggtgctgtgtttgcagtgtggaaACCAGTGAGGAAGGCACAGCAACACATTCTGCTCAGAGACGCTCCATCAAAGATTAGCTCAGGTTTGTTATTGAGAAATGagtcatgctaacatgctctgCTCTGATGGAAGATTCACTTTTAAAGGATCCAATCAGTGAAATAATTTCTACCATCTGAGGGGAATCTGGACTGAATCAACCCAATCTCAGCTGGAAGAGGGGCAGAAGTGTCTCTTTATTACTGTTTGAGCTAGCATGGCTTGTGAGCTAAGTGAGCTAATCTTTCAGGACACGTTGTTCGAAAACAAAAGCATTCACACAATCAGGCTCTGGATTAGGACGACGTAAAACTCAGGAATCAAGGTGAAGGTCGACAGCCAGTCAGTCACGAGTTACCGTGGAAACAACCTGAGAAGACAACCAGACCAAACAACATGTGTATCCTGCTACgttcagatggctgcagggtTTCATGAACTCATCAGCAGATAAACTATTTCCACAGTCTAGAGCAGCTGTAGACAACAGATACTGTAAGAATCACTCATATACTTTTGAAGTATATATACACTCTGATGTCACCAGTCAGTAGCAGAGTTGTGTCTTACCTAATTAGTCCAGGTCATGGAGATGAAGGCCGGAGCCTCATCTAAATATTTGGACCCAGCAGATCTGCGTTTCCGAAGACCTCCGCTACAATCCTGGGAGTgaacgacagagagagagataaagtgccatccaatcaacatcaagggatcacttagttatcagctgaagactgagatcagctgattaattgattccagcctggtgtgctcctcctggttggaacgaaaacctgcagccgcatggccctttatggaatcagtttgacatgcctgttcaAGAGTGATGCAGCTCATGTCAAACAGTTCAGGACTAGAAGAGTGAACAAACAAAGAGTAAACAGAAAGTCtttggtggaggtgatggaagCTCCGCATCAGTCTGACACATCTGTAAACTGCTGTTCTAACTGCTTTTCAGAAGGACTTGTGGGGGCTAGGGCCTCCAGTGATGAGCAGCTGgtttcatgagtgtgtgtgtggtgtgtttgggaGGCGTACCGGGGTGCAGGTCTGGTTCAGGCTGGCACACAGGTTGACTTTGCAGTGCACAGAGACCTCAGAAGAGCTCCTAGAGAACTGGAACATGTTGAAGGAGAAGTAGCTGGACGTTCCCTCTCCGTTTCCCACCACATTCACCGTCTGATCATCGGGGTTCGCACAGCTgttgacaaacaggaaaacacacatcacatcagagcacactttgttttcaggaatcaaaaagcacatttatgaaCAAGTCCCTGCTTCTGATTGATTTGGAACAGCAGCGAGCAGCGACCACCTCTGTGAGTCTCACCCGTCTACAATCAGGTTGTATCTCAGACTCTCAGCCTGGTCGGTTGCCCAGCAGGAGTCGGTCACCAGGGCGACCAAACCGTCATCCAGCCCGTCAGTCTCCAGCTCCATCCAGATCTGCTGGTTCAGCTGGACTTCAGTGTTGGAGTCCACAGCTTGTGTGCGTCCGGCGTCGGTGTAGGCCTTCATGGTCAGAGTGTAATTCCAAGTTCCAGATGTGATCTTCtcaatcacagagctgcagagaacacaaacacacacacacacacacacacacacagctcagctgtcTTATACTCACAAACCTCTTCACAACAAGCTTCACAACACAAAgttaacagcctccactcaccTGTCTTTGATTCTGAAGGTCACAGTGTTGACATCTGGCTGAATGAAGACGCAGGAGAAGTCGATGTAAACTTGGTCCTCGCGAGTGATGTTGTCAGAGGAGCTGTTCAGGACTGTGATGGTGTTCATGTAGATCAGTTGGCTGTTGTTGGCCTGCAGGGTCACAGAGATTCAAATTCATCACAACTCTTTACATTCAGCTGTGCAGTGCGACATTTGTTAGGTGTTGACTGGAGAGAATCAGCTTCATAGATGACCAACATCTCTAGAAACCAAGGAGGTCACAGctgaaaccaaaccacagaaagatcccaaaccagaggagagcaggagaagctCAGGAGAGTGCTGGAAGAGATTTGGCTGCTTGTTGAGAGTAAAGACGTGGTGGAGAACCCACCATGACCTCCGTCCCACAGGTGTTGCTGCCGTTGAAGCTGAAGGTCACCATGTGGTCCAGCTCATCTCTCTGACCCGTGCAGGTGGGGTCATTGAGGTGTAACATCGTATAGTCGAtgcctttctcctccaggagacACCCGACCAGAGTAACTGAGGCTGAGTTCTCCTCGCAGACCGTCGGGTGAACTGAACGTCCAGCAAGACAGACGAGGGAAACAGGAACATGACcatgagagagaggacagactgtACAGACATTTACACCATGTGGGACACAACAAGTCAAACCATTCAGTCCTGCTTTGctgacatttgtcttttctttcattcagagcTGCTCTACAGGCAGAAATAAAGGAGGGAACCAAACGACCAGTTTTTATGGTCGTTTGGTTCGTCTGTGCTCCTGATGACAAACATTCAGTCAAACTGAGTGCTGAAGGTCAGttatcagcagctccacaatCTGTGTGAAACAACTCTCCCTGTGAGAAaaccctgcagcctctgaggaTCAGGACTCTGCACAAGTCAGTCGTGTTGTTGTGTCACAGCTGACGTACCCAAAGTGTCATTCGATCTGTACGGGAAGGCAAAAATGGCCCGACAGAAGCAGCCGATTCCACCACTGATGGTCTCAGCACAGAACTCATGATCGCTGCAGATCCTTCCCtgacagaagggctgagggggggctgagagagacacagagagacacacatgtaaACTATAATGGTACaaagtgaaataataaaatggcaCTAAAGAAACAGTGTTCAGTACAGACACtggctgtttttaatgcagatgaCTGATTGattctgtcacaaacacacaatgactgCAACGCCAATTTAATCAATTctccacaaactgctgtgaaaactgaaagtTTCACTCAAAAAATTACAGAGAAAGACTTTTTCCTGTCAGACATTTGTTGTCTTTCACtatttcagtttgaatgaaagtaGAACAAGTTCccatttgtttaaatgtgaattCTGTCATTCAAAGCGACTCGTTGATAAAGCTTCACTCAATTGAACTGAAGTGAGAGAAGTCTTACAGCAGCCGGCCGTTGACCTCCAGCTGTCCAGTATGTTGATGCTGCGCAGGCTGCAGTGTCTGGCGTAGGCCTCCAGGAACTGACAGTTCAGACCGTCCACCGCAGGGTATTTGCACAAAGTGTCGATGCAGGCGTTTACGTAGGACTCTGGGTCGGTGTGGTTGTGACAGGCGGTGAAGGGCTCCTCCAACAGGAGGTTACAGCTGTTCCACAgatgtgaagagacagaaagggagacagaaggaTGAAGTCCAGTCAGCGCTGTGTTACGTTCTATAACTGGGAATAAACCTAAACACGGGACAGCTGTTGAAGCTTCATGTCACACAGatttctgttcacacaaaatgtgattaacTCTGTTCCCCAAATGAGTTCAGGTGTGTTTATCTCCCATCCCTCCTCACATCACATGTCATTCAACATGTGATGGAACATGTCATTCAGCACACAGATGGAAGTAGAATACAGAGAGATGTTTCTTCTGCTCACCGTTCAGTCATCGCGGTGCAGTCGATGgaactgtcagcagtgtcaTTGTACTGCACCTCACAGCTAGAGGGCGACACACAACACAAGGTGAGGACTGTTCCCCTGCTCTGACTTattcagataaacacaaacacactttctgagTGTTATAGATACACATtagctttgtgtctttgtttcagtccacaAGTCAAAAGGCAGAAgaacctttcttctttttcaagaGGCGTCCAGATCATTTCAAAGTCAAGTCCTGGAAATGCTCATTGTTGTGAGatgaacaaaaaaactaaatatacaAAGTCAACgaaaacataaaaaactgaaaagttaaGGTGTGTTAGGGGAGTGAATTTCAAAAATAAAGTCCTTTGAAACACTATGATAAACAGTATTTAATGGCCAACAAAAGGTCTTACTCGATGGTACTGTTGTTGTCGCGCCTCTCATCACTCAAAGACATGGAGTTGACACACAAGCCATCCAATTGTGGTTCTTGTCCACCAGGTCCTAGACAGATGGAAGACAGAATCTGGGTCAGATCAGTAAAAACTTTCAAACTGGATGAACCAAAAGACAGTTTGTTCCTGATGCCCCAAGCAAGTGCTGGGTGTCATAGTATTTAATCCTGTGTGGTGAGTGGTAGGATTTCAGTTTCTCTACCTTCCAGGAAGATCTGTGCAGTGTTCCCGtcaaagaagacagaaacagtgttGCTGCCGATCGTGACCCTGGCAGTGACTCCAGTTGGGTCCACAAAGACCTCCACACCGTTTCCCAGATCAGTCGAGCCGTTGATGGTCAGCACTGTGTTCCCCTCctgcatcacagcagagagacaaagtggaggaaacacagcttcaaacatcacaaacacacacaaacagactgttttcactgcaacaacCACTGAGTTCACCAGAATTCAAATAACTGCTTCTCATGTCACtgagaagaaagatgagagcTGACTCAGCAGAGGATGTGACGAGGATTTGGGATCACAGTCCACACTGACACCAGACTGTGGCTGTAGGTAGCTTACCTTAACTATCCCGCCTTGTTCCAGGTGAACATCATCCTGCCCCTGCAGCCGCAGTGTCACGCTGTCCAAAAAGCTCACATCTCTACGACGACGTTCCCGGAAGTTCGCCACCACGGTGAGGTTTTGGATTGATGAACCTGTCAGCAGATTGTACCCACACCGATCCTCCACATAGTTCAGCTGGCCGTAAAAGTCAATGACAGCGGGGCCGGTCACAGTGCAGATGGGGTCAAGAATACAGCTGATGGAGGcggagagggacagaaacaacaaacaccatcagcagctgctgctgagggccgCAGCCACCAGGGGaccctcaaacaaacaaactacaggagTGAAGTcttctgttcatgttcatgtcataaTTGAGGCATTTATCTCCTGAATATTTGATATAGTAATGTTTTCAGGTCTGGCTCACATGTCAGCCAACAGCAGTCACTAGAAGGACTCAGCAGTAAAATCAACATTTGGTTCAGTATTCCAGGGAAATGTCTCCCTGTTGTTCTGGAACTTTCTCCAGGATCACACTGCACTGCCATCTGATTGATGATGAAAACTGTGCTGTGTCCAAACCTGCgctgacacacactgttgttGTCCTGATTGGTAGCAGGACTGAATGGGGCCAACTTCTCATGTCTCCTCCATCAAATCAAAATCTGGTCTTGCAGTACGTACGAATCAGGAGCGAGAGGGGGGTCAGGCATCAGTCTGCGCCCACCTCCAGAGGCCTGAGCTTTACTGTGGGACTAAGTCCTCCTGAGGTACACAGTGGTACTACGAGATGGGATGGACCCAGGCTAgatagttagcatgctaacttcagtagatctCTCTGAGACACAACACATAGATGTTTCTGCTCTTCTTTTATCTCACAgatatcagcctcactgttctCTCATCTCTTTGCTCCTATCAGAGCTGCATTTGAGCTGCGTTGAGTTCCTGCTGATGCAAAcccaacatttcctgctgctgctgcttcacattaaaagcttccTGCAGTCAAATCTGTTGCTCTCAGTGACGCGTCCCTGAATAAAGATTCCTCATCAAGTTCCTGTATCATCACAGCTCCTTCTCGTCAACATGAAGCACACATACTTACGtgttgttgccatgacaacgctCCAGAGGGTGACATCCATCGGGCTGAATGGTTGCCACACTATCACAGGATTCAGTGGAGCAGGTGTCTGGGTCAGAACTGACCTGTTCCCCATAGTTATACACAACACCTGTGAAGTGAAGAATCAGGTTCAAATGTCATAGTTCACTTTATAGTTTACAAACTGTCCAATAACAAGAGACAGCAACATATTAATACtacagttcagtttttatgGGTAGATTTATGTAGATTTATGGATCCAGTGGATTTCCCAACCTGACTGTCTGCATGCGCTGATGTCTTTGTAGATCGGGCCTGTGTTTGTCAAACTCACTGAACCTACAGAAGCATCGTTGACCACAAATTCAAACACCtagacagcaacaaacacaaccaaTGTTAggatcacagagcagagatcatGATTTCAGACATGATTAAAAGAAGCTAAACTCAGTAGAAAAATGACTCTGTCTTGTCCGCTTGTTCAACTAAACATGACGTGTTGCCTTATTTTTGTTCAACTGATGGTAAAAAGTAACTGTGTCCAGATTTCTTCAAGTATTTGTagtttgatgtttgtctttatttagatAGTCAACAGTAGAAAAGAGGGAGGGTCACTATGCAACAAAGGTCCTGGACTGGACTCAAACTGGGGGTGTTGGGATCACACGGTTGCATGACGCTGTGTGGAGCTTTGATGTGATTCCAGCATCTTGAAATGATTCTGGTATCATACATTTTGGTGGAGAAATGAAACAATCCTGCTGAACTCTGGTGCAGTCTATGTGCTGCCTTCAATCCTTTGGTGTCAGTATCACTGGGTCACTTTGGGAGGGTGAGGGGTGATGGGGGAGCAGTGCGCATCGGTTTCTCCAAGTGTCTTTCTCGATATTGCCACTGAggtcagaaatgttcaaatcctACACATATCAGCTTGAACatggtgacaaattaaaaataaaacctgaattaacgagtggagaaacataatgaatgcagatgcttctGCACAggttcactgcatggtgcaatCAAACAATGAACATCCAATCATGTTCAGTCTCGTTGACTCTGATTTTGAATCAAGACGGCAAAAGGATCTAAGTGACTTTGAAAGAGGGTTCATTGTCGGGGGGCTGATGGCAGGAGCTCAACTGACCGCTGTTTCAACAGGCTGGGAACATTTAATGAGCGTGACGCTCGtgcgtttgtgttttttatctgtcaggaaaaacagaagatcatctcctcctcagacgACTGagaatgatgaaacatttctatcCTGATGGGAGTGGTCTCTTCCAGGATGACAGTGCCTCCATCCATCGGGTACGAGGACTCACTGAATGTTCTGATgagcatgaaaatgatgtgaatcatgtgccgtggccttcacagtcaacgatcaaaacaccaaatgagggaatatcttttggaagaatggTGTTCATCCCTCCTGTAGAGTTCCAGAGACTTGTAAAATCAATGGCAACAGCTCACAAAGACACTTTATGttggtttttcctttcatttgacaCTTCATACTCACATGTGGTCCCAGACTGCCTGCTTCTAATTTCACAGCTGCTTGTGAGCCAAAGCTGCTTATTGTCAGAGAAAACTGTAAAGAGCCAACAGAGGAGTTACTGTCAGTATTGGGAAATTTACTCCAAGAGATTTCAGAAAAGTTCTTGATAATTTGTTCTTTTG
It encodes the following:
- the LOC121626990 gene encoding uncharacterized protein LOC121626990, producing the protein MSANNSNAGDAGLAEWKQIIVQQENDHHKVRKRGAPRRSGATTNAAEDRGPPTSTLQHVRRGAEGETLYGPRLSATMERGHLSAGTEDRRAVQSGMRRPETQAHLWFLKSLKAEWEPEPLVTKLLSCGTTFRSQSGGSFGFSHSSQHPTHTCEELLSLRGPSLLYVDKPVVHAEIRRKRRGCRGGRKKRLQQDGGLAALTRQQREYQECSLMCFSETWLNGLILDSVVSLNRFTQTGVGQSAFDTIRPALLGEAGGVEWIWLPGPSTTSLTVHNSCHLQKFSDYSTIVGCVSAENKLDYQSIIMDFVYWCAEQQHVGSATLDISSCPITYYGEQYTTLYVTATNESFTACFDSSSGVDCIEGPPVDDNTFYFEETSDNETHYHQNLPYIFSPLICSVELSGFLGGLIFSLTISSFGSQAAVKLEAGSLGPHVFEFVVNDASVGSVSLTNTGPIYKDISACRQSGVVYNYGEQVSSDPDTCSTESCDSVATIQPDGCHPLERCHGNNTCILDPICTVTGPAVIDFYGQLNYVEDRCGYNLLTGSSIQNLTVVANFRERRRRDVSFLDSVTLRLQGQDDVHLEQGGIVKEGNTVLTINGSTDLGNGVEVFVDPTGVTARVTIGSNTVSVFFDGNTAQIFLEGPGGQEPQLDGLCVNSMSLSDERRDNNSTIDCEVQYNDTADSSIDCTAMTERCNLLLEEPFTACHNHTDPESYVNACIDTLCKYPAVDGLNCQFLEAYARHCSLRSINILDSWRSTAGCSPPQPFCQGRICSDHEFCAETISGGIGCFCRAIFAFPYRSNDTLVHPTVCEENSASVTLVGCLLEEKGIDYTMLHLNDPTCTGQRDELDHMVTFSFNGSNTCGTEVMANNSQLIYMNTITVLNSSSDNITREDQVYIDFSCVFIQPDVNTVTFRIKDSSVIEKITSGTWNYTLTMKAYTDAGRTQAVDSNTEVQLNQQIWMELETDGLDDGLVALVTDSCWATDQAESLRYNLIVDGCANPDDQTVNVVGNGEGTSSYFSFNMFQFSRSSSEVSVHCKVNLCASLNQTCTPDCSGGLRKRRSAGSKYLDEAPAFISMTWTN